A stretch of the Aegilops tauschii subsp. strangulata cultivar AL8/78 chromosome 4, Aet v6.0, whole genome shotgun sequence genome encodes the following:
- the LOC109740263 gene encoding small GTPase LIP1, whose product MFWKDSSARSSSSSGREQSGVGPFGQVRVLVVGDSGVGKSSLVHLILEGSAIARPAQTVGCAVGIKHVTCGSAGGSSNNISNDAERNFFVELWDVSGHDRYKACRSIFYTQINGVIFVYDLSQRKTKTNLNKWAVEVAETGTFSALLGSGGPGGLPVPYLVIANKVDIVPSDGTRVRSGSIVDLARQWLEKRGLLPRSEELPLTESFPGNSGLISAAKEARYDKEAVTKFFRMLIRRRYFSNEPAVPSPWSLTPREDSTLPVVTRKDDTDSFQRKSYSGEDFMFNGVPPLPVQRNLPPPPTLDPQLPVFSSDNYRYHRFSSPSLTEISSNRTISSNRTSRENFNV is encoded by the exons aTGTTCTGGAAGGACAGCAGCGCCcggagtagcagcagcagcggcCGGGAGCAGAGCGGCGTCGGCCCCTTTGGCCAGGTGCGCGTCCTCGTCGTCGGCGATTCAG GTGTCGGTAAATCTTCACTGGTGCATCTCATCTTAGAAGGTTCTGCTATTGCTCGACCAGCTCAGACAGTAGGATGTGCGGTGGGCATTAAA CATGTTACTTGTGGAAGTGCAGGGGGCTCTTCTAATAACATCAGTAATGATGCTGAAAGGAATTTCTTTGTTGAGCTTTGGGATGTCTCAGGGCATGACCGCTACAAAGCTTGCCGTTCAATTTTCTATACGCAAATCAATG GTGTCATTTTTGTTTATGACCTCTCCCAGAGGAAGACCAAGACAAATTTGAATAAATGGGCAGTTGAAGTTGCGGAAACAGGCACCTTTTCAGCTTTACTTGGATCTGGTGGACCAGGAGGACTTCCAGTGCCTTACCTTGTAATTGCTAACAAAGTGGATATTGTTCCAAGCGATGGCACTAGAGTCAGAAGCGGAAGTATTGTTGATCTTGCACGTCAATGGCTTGAAAAGCGGGGTCTTCTTCCTCGCAGTGAAGAACTTCCACTCACAGAGAGCTTTCCTGGCAACTCTGGTCTCATCTCG GCTGCCAAAGAAGCAAGATATGACAAAGAAGCTGTGACCAAGTTTTTCCGCATG TTGATCAGGAGAAGATATTTCTCGAACGAACCTGCTGTGCCAAGTCCCTGGTCTCTTACTCCAAGGGAAGATAGCACCCTTCCTGTAGTGACCCGCAAAGATGACACTGATAGCTTTCAAAGGAAAAG CTATAGCGGCGAGGACTTCATGTTCAATGGGGTACCACCACTGCCGGTACAAAGGAACCTCCCACCGCCACCAACTCTCGACCCACAGCTGCCGGTGTTTTCTTCAGACAACTACAGATATCACAGATTCTCCTCGCCATCGCTTACTGAGATAAGCAGCAATAGAACAATAAGCAGCAATAGAACAAGCCGTGAAAATTTTAATGTATAA
- the LOC109740261 gene encoding uncharacterized protein codes for MENVLLDRSSGSFEYPKRGVYGGRPARPHGAYGSSRTCPQYHHFQKSGAWNSAPAPALPYAYARPPIYSSPSLPLLPSNQPPLLPLPPTATKYATFPYPPPPTPPRAVRPAAPTTVVPAASPPASSRQLSQRDRRRRPAKPPAAEPAREQKKKKPLERATPLPPAPAVTEALDDLEQELARSCVQDLLHALAPPPSSLPLPRFSLVVKASPHSATAGKVAPAAPSCNAEAATADGLRRLLRL; via the coding sequence ATGGAGAACGTTCTGCTGGATCGTTCTTCCGGAAGCTTCGAGTACCCGAAGAGGGGCGTCTATGGCGGGAGGCCGGCGAGGCCGCACGGCGCGTACGGCTCCTCCCGCACGTGCCCGCAGTACCATCACTTCCAGAAAAGTGGCGCGTGGAACTCCGCCCCCGCTCCCGCTCTTCCGTATGCGTACGCCAGGCCGCCGATATACTCGTCGCCGTCTCTCCCTCTCCTGCCGTCCAACCAGCCACCCCTCCTGCCGCTCCCGCCCACCGCTACCAAGTATGCCACTTTCCCCTACCCACCACCTCCGACACCGCCACGTGCCGTCAGGCCGGCGGCGCCCACGACCGTCGTGCCGGCAGCGTCGCCCCCTGCTTCGTCACGCCAGCTGAGCCAGAGagacaggaggaggaggccggctaAGCCGCCGGCCGCAGAACCGGCAAgggagcagaagaagaagaagccgctGGAGCGGGCGACGCCACTGCCGCCGGCGCCCGCGGTGACCGAGGCGCTGGACGACCTCGAGCAGGAGCTGGCCCGGAGCTGCGTCCAGGACctgctgcacgcgctggcgccgcCGCCCAGCAGCCTGCCGCTGCCCAGGTTCTCCCTCGTCGTCAAAGCGTCTCCACACTCCGCCACGGCCGGCAAGGTGGCGCCGGCCGCCCCGTCCTGCAACGCTGAGGCGGCCACCGCCGACggcctccgccgcctcctccgcctctaG